In one Dreissena polymorpha isolate Duluth1 chromosome 7, UMN_Dpol_1.0, whole genome shotgun sequence genomic region, the following are encoded:
- the LOC127837090 gene encoding uncharacterized protein LOC127837090 has product MRHTLFLVAAVLAAICAAYEDASLVRSSEALTFDDDIHLEERETGGRLRLQSRGTLADIIDLDRIASVKRVLCKDNKILVRLDDDKPDVTWTKGQILIGGPQWNCSHNVYKPESHTIYAKIGTLLRPKERVVEIHTTEAGPLEVFDNAVIKVHYQQGQLIPSRHKRYLSNPLRTVLNRVDYNASFTRNIPFNNMGDDEAHKTVNLYKRTGKYEPDVDTDSNATYDGKDFLFRCHNCHGYSQISYYMELVIYKVDNKPIIKKYMLEMDVNTKITHEYTITTDQEISLTKTGVLLVNHSTPIFEVPLATFQTFSPIMLTVNASTQANIALKAVTKHATNYKGNVELRGRTVISQSFVEGKPTKNDVTVYNWTVTTTDQRVDANRTFNATFAFYQNMTITPYISWAQKDIDMKLGPPVQISTRPTINAVSTGDTVKRCNRVHVYVDTNVTVAETDFSVNAFGIHIWNVKVMDSLSRKIDVMEAELSYKCHADCHAENYTKNNDVSMNTACGYPSKKLTRNDIEFSSLYQLWGNYVLFSAEERNATWCGNRGRACVDCRDHVVSDTVNDACADRIVSTELAASVSRLAKFIEAEWPDRKLVIQEAFDEDTSDFPNGRHENESVFYEGRGAEMSITKANAFSPAALETDDYVQRRLSELAVCANFAYVAKEDAKVSACVERKLKSDRRRRSLLSRTRRSGHVEHTMVKELLEKLGDAVLKSPSVNLTSVLPLPVGGQYPQGSAMDVACGAFTGSVSQDHTERFRRLIEYPLSDVDFEPEGDTGAWCGVETRRCHGDCTLHSGDIDDHWNWCGTRTMHMRLAARLQRLTKILPASERVVVKKALTMNITNVKDKQFMEGRAAQITLKAGGSLSSQVFTQYAILAGFDYVMRVSNDVINVCVKVQDGIQTNLAQFPTANLISVPLPLGEEDEYDYPESLRNESRKPLLFDVSTSSGDVSEHFKLNAFVSPGKRYIRLDTMLVYLLDLSYDDFKGGFYGITGSGYRPRSVNLDNIATRHEKEQMRFEMGQAVELKPNDVASEDNLFRLAISLIRIAKSVRTQQIGIGIGCKADRLYFDVRPIADENALVVEVWDSGNTPLFNRLKLIQDMIAQGGSVVTARPDPVICNTPALGREYFYFNFDLDQEGHCWKTDNSFCVETHESRYNVSVILQRRLTSAAGTGKLPRPDIMPEIEACVVDTCGGCPSAGSVWKEKVVKCTKMILRYLARASVPFQPLLDKVSIFNTDNHQSSVHSLACHDGRVCIENTQIYALLLPLTTATYKHENADELIFGGADNPSPLLEIVEQELAWRAVGNVDVYLESAKDVNSLRNTIQILLMYNKNVSLVTFHIDSETDEDDVIITLQRKVEQWVSGVCPTWSRLVTTPYTMTKIPTDRKKRSIERSKDRNEMNMQMRNWEVEWMLKS; this is encoded by the exons ATGAGGCATACGTTGTTTCTCGTCGCGGCGGTTCTGGCTGCCATTTGTGCCGCTTACGAGGACGCGTCGTTAGTGAGGTCATCGGAAGCGTTAACGTTTGACGACGACATTCATCTCGAGGAGCGAGAGACCGGCGGGCGGCTGAGGCTGCAGAGTAGAGGGACGCTAGCAGATATCATTGACCTGGACAGAATTGCGAGCGTCAAG AGGGTGCTATGCAAAGACAACAAGATACTTGTTCGCCTTGACGACGACAAACCGGATGTCACGTGGACAAAAGGGCAGATTCTGATTGGTGGACCGCAGTGGAACTGCTCGCACAATGTCTACAAGCCGGAGTCTCACACGATCTACGCCAAAATCGGGACTTTGCTGCGACCGAAGGAGAGAGTCGTTGAAATACACACGACAGAGGCGGG TCCACTCGAAGTATTCGATAACGCAGTCATCAAGGTCCATTACCAGCAAGGGCAGCTCATCCCGTCACGACACAAACGCTACCTATCCAACCCGCTGAGGACCGTTCTAAACCGTGTCGACTACAACGCGTCGTTCACAAGGAACATACCATTCAACAACATGGGGGACGACGAG GCGCATAAAACGGTGAACCTGTATAAACGCACCGGAAAATATGAACCGGATGTTGACACAGACAGCAACGCCACCTATGATGGAAAGGACTTCCTGTTCCGCTGCCATAATTGCCATGGTTATAGCCAGATTTCATATTACAT GGAGCTGGTGATTTACAAAGTGGACAACAAACCCATCATCAAGAAATACATGCTGGAGATGGATGTTAATACGAAGATCACCCATGAGTACAC CATCACAACTGACCAAGAAATTTCCCTGACAAAGACCGGCGTTTTACTTGTGAACCATTCTACGCCGATATTCGAAGTTCCGCTAGCGACGTTCCAGACGTTTTCGCCCATAATGCTTACCGTGAACGCGTCGACCCAGGCCAATATCGCGCTCAAGGCTGTAACTAAACACGCAACAAACTACAAGGGAAATGTGGAGTTGCGAGGAAGGACAGTTATCT CTCAAAGTTTCGTGGAGGGCAAGCCGACCAAGAATGACGTAACGGTGTACAACTGGACAGTGACCACTACTGACCAGAGAGTGGACGCCAACCGGACATTCAACGCCACGTTCGCCTTCTACCAGAACATGACTATCACACCGTACATCTCCTGGGCGCAGAAGGATATCGACATGAAACTGGGGCCACCAGTACAAATAAG tACACGCCCTACGATCAACGCCGTCTCTACGGGCGATACGGTAAAACGCTGCAACCGCGTTCACGTTTACGTCGATACCAACGTCACTGTAGCGGAGACAGATTTCTCCGTGAATGCCTTCGGgattcatatttg GAACGTCAAAGTGATGGACAGTCTGTCACGCAAGATAGACgttatggaggcggagttatcCTACAAGTGCCACGCTGATTGTCACGCGGAGAACTACACAAAGAACAATGACGTCAGTATGAATACCGCTTGTGGGTACCCGAGCAAGAAACTGACTCGAAACGACATCGAGTTTTCAAG TCTATATCAACTCTGGGGCAACTACGTTCTATTTTCCGCCGAGGAAAGAAACGCAACGTGGTGCGGAAACCGCGGTCGCGCTTGCGTGGACTGCAGGGATCACGTGGTTTCCGATACTGTCAATGACGCATGCGCGGATCGTATTGTCTCAACGGAATTGGCAGCGTCTGTGTCCCGACTTGCGAAATTTATAGAGGCAGAATGGCCAGACA GAAAGCTTGTAATACAAGAGGCATTCGATGAAGACACGTCCGATTTCCCGAACGGTCGTCATGAAAACGAATCAGTGTTCTATGAAGGTCGGGGGGCAGAAATGTCCATCACGAAGGCCAACGCATTCTCCCCGGCGGCGCTGGAAACCGATGACTATGTACAGAGGCGACTCAGCGAGCTTGCCGTGTGCGCGAATTTTGCGTACGTTGCGAAAGAAGACGCGAAGGTTAGCGCATGCGTAGAGAGGAAACTAAAAAGTGATCGCCGTAGGCGGTCGCTGCTTTCGCGCACGCGCAGATCGGGACACGTGGAGCATACAATGGTGAAAGAGCTGCTAGAAAAACTAG GGGATGCGGTTTTGAAATCGCCGTCTGTAAACCTGACCTCGGTGTTACCACTTCCGGTTGGTGGTCAGTACCCGCAGGGGTCGGCCATGGACGTCGCGTGTGGGGCGTTCACCGGAAGTGTGTCCCAGGACCACACCGAAAGATTTAGACG ACTCATCGAGTATCCACTGAGCGACGTCGACTTCGAGCCAGAGGGCGACACGGGAGCGTGGTGCGGCGTGGAAACGAGGCGTTGTCATGGGGATTGCACCCTGCATTCGGGCGACATTGACGACCACTGGAACTGGTGTGGTACCCGCACTATGCACATGCGTCTCGCGGCCAGGCTCCAGCGACTAACCAAGATTCTTCCGGCGTCTGAAAGAG ttgtCGTCAAGAAGGCATTAACGATGAATATTACAAATGTAAAAGATAAGCAGTTTATGGAAGGAAG GGCTGCCCAAATCACGCTGAAAGCAGGCGGGAGTCTCTCTTCGCAAGTGTTCACTCAATACGCAATTCTGGCCGGATTCGATTACGTCATGCGCGTTTCGAATGACGTCATAAACGTGTGCGTCAAGGTACAGGATGGAATTCAGACAAATCTGGCCCAGTTTCCGACAGCAAACTTGATTTCCGTTCCCCTCCCACTCGGTGAAGAGGACGAATACGATTATCCCGAAAGTTTAAGAAATGAATCGAGGAAACCTCTGCTATTCGATGTATCGACCTCAAGCGGCGATGTGTCAGAACATTTCAAACTGAACGCGTTCGTCAGTCCTGGTAAAAGATACATTCGTCTCGACACGATGTTGGTGTATCTTCTAGACCTCAGTTACGATGACTTTAAGGGCGGTTTCTACGGCATTACCGGCTCCGGTTACAGGCCAAGATCTGTCAATCTCGACAACATAGCTACTCGTCACGAGAAGGAGCAGATGCG ATTCGAAATGGGACAGGCCGTAGAGTTAAAGCCCAATGACGTAGCCTCCGAGGATAACCTGTTCCGGTTGGCCATTTCGCTCATCCGGATCGCGAAGAGCGTGCGCACGCAGCAGATTGGAATCGGGATCGGTTGCAAGGCCGATAGACTCTACTTCGACGTCCGACCGATTGCCGATGAGAACGCTTTGGTTGTGGAGGTTTGGGACAGCGGCAACACTCCACTCTTTAATCGATTAAAACTCATACAGGACATGATTGCACAGG GCGGATCTGTGGTCACTGCCCGACCCGACCCCGTCATCTGTAACACCCCAGCCCTGGGGCGTGAATATTTCTACTTCAACTTTGACCTCGATCAAGAAGG ACACTGCTGGAAAACCGACAATTCATTCTGCGTGGAAACGCACGAGTCACGTTATAACGTCAGCGTCATTCTCCAACGACGTCTGACTTCAGCCGCGGGCACCGGGAAACTACCGCGTCCTGACATAATGCCGGAAATCGAGGCATGCGTCGTCGACACCTGCGGAGGATGCCCGAGCGCTG GAAGCGTTTGGAAGGAGAAGGTTGTAAAGTGCACGAAGATGATCCTGAGGTACCTGGCCCGAGCGAGTGTCCCGTTCCAGCCGCTACTGGACAAGGTGTCCATCTTCAATACGGACAACCACCAGTCCAGTGTCCACTCGCTCGCCTGTCATGACGGCAGGGTGTGCATCGAGAACACCCAGATCTACGCATTGCTGt TACCACTCACGACCGCCACGTACAAGCACGAAAATGCGGACGAACTGATCTTCGGAGGGGCGGACAATCCTAGCCCGCTTCTCGAGATCGTGGAACAGGAGCTGGCCTGGAGAGCCGTGGGCAATGTGGACGTCTATCTGGAGTCAGCCAAGGACGTTAACTCTCTTAGAAATACCATACAG ATTCTGTTGATGTACAACAAAAACGTGTCACTCGTGACGTTTCACATCGATTCGGAAACTGACGAAGATGACGTCATCATCACATTACAACGGAAGGTGGAGCAGTGGGTCTCGGGGGTGTGTCCCACGTGGAGTCGACTCGTGACCACGCCCTACACAATGACCAAGATCCCGACGGACCGTAAAAAGCGAAGCATAGAACGCAGCAAGGACCGGAACGAGATGAATATGCAAATGAGGAACTGGGAGGTGGAGTGGATGCTAAAATCGTag